From Oryza brachyantha chromosome 9, ObraRS2, whole genome shotgun sequence, a single genomic window includes:
- the LOC102719041 gene encoding uncharacterized protein LOC102719041 translates to MKKSSKGNAKHVKGSLCLVTPLLLAAFFYLQFQTLGVFSHIFRCAGRSAAIGDVDYVDRLRASVTFLPLKDTREWAETWFISTLDDTSEPEGEAKSLVFPSAASAGRLLCLSAPSRRDGTKNAYALAWRDALPDGAELRPGLAYVSETAYDHSNLWHGISALIPFASWHARSGCRSRPARWALFHHGEVRLGMSPWLTSLAEATTGVEMVVETFNASDVPVCFEEAVVFRRNMAGMTRERLLAAFDFMRCKARAQCGVDPPPNGDTSAVRVTILFRTGARAFKDEAAVTRVFQKECARVAGCSLTTARSDDLTFCDQVKLLSGTDVLISSHGAQMTNLVFMDRNSSIMEFYPKGWRERAGGGQFVYRWGADRAGLRHEGSWWDPHGDPCPGSPDILSCYKNRQIGHDEAYFAQWAARVFAAAKERKAGLAAGDASKRRRGAATCHCS, encoded by the exons ATGAAGAAGAGCAGCAAAGGTAACGCCAAGCATGTCAAGGGCTCGCTCTGCCTCGTCACGCCTCTCCTTCTTGCGGCGTTCTTCTACCTGCAGTTCCAGACGCTCGGCGTCTTCTCCCACATCTTCCGGTGCGCCGGACGGTCAGCGGCCATCGGCGACGTCGACTACGTCGACCGACTCCGCGCATCGGTCACGTTCCTCCCGCTGAAGGACACACGGGAGTGGGCGGAAACGTGGTTCATCAGCACCCTCGACGACACGTCCGAGCCGGAGGGCGAGGCCAAGAGCCTCGTCTTCCCGTCCGCGgcctccgccggccgcctcctctgcttgtcggcgccgtcgcgccgcgacgGGACCAAGAACGCGTACGCGCTCGCGTGGCGCGACGCGCTCCCCGACGGCGCGGAGCTCCGGCCGGGGCTCGCGTACGTGTCCGAGACGGCGTACGACCACAGCAACCTGTGGCACGGCATCTCGGCGCTCATCCCGTTCGCGTCGTGGCACGCGAGGAGCGGGTGCAGGtcgcggccggcgaggtgggCGCTGTTCCACCACGGCGAGGTGAGGCTGGGGATGAGCCCGTGGCTGACGTCGCTGGCCGAGGCGACCACCGGCGTGGAGATGGTCGTCGAGACGTTCAACGCGTCCGACGTCCCCGTGTGCTTCGAGGAGGCCGTGGTGTTCAGGAGGAACATGGCCGGGATGACCCGGGAGCGGCTTCTCGCGGCGTTCGACTTCATGCGGTGCAAGGCCAGGGCGCAGTGCGGCGTGGACCCCCCGCCCAACGGCGACACCTCCGCCGTGCGCGTCACCATCCTGTTCCGCACCGGCGCGCGGGCGTTCAAGGACGAGGCCGCCGTCACGCGCGTGTTCCAGAAGGAGTGCGCGCGCGTCGCCGGCTGCTCGCTCACCACGGCACGCTCCGACGACCTGACCTTCTGCGACCAG GTGAAGCTGCTGAGCGGGACGGACGTGCTGATCTCGTCGCACGGGGCGCAGATGACGAACCTGGTGTTCATGGACAGGAACAGCAGCATCATGGAGTTCTACCCCAAGGGCTGGCGGGAGAGGGCGGGAGGAGGGCAGTTCGTGTACCGGTGGGGCGCCGACCGGGCGGGGCTACGGCACGAGGGCTCGTGGTGGGATCCCCACGGCGACCCCTGCCCCGGCTCGCCGGACATCCTCAGCTGCTACAAAAACCGCCAGATCGGCCACGACGAGGCCTACTTCGCGCAGTGGGCGGCCAGGGTGTTCGCGGCTGCCAAGGAGCGCAaggccggcctcgccgccggcgatgcgtccaagcggcggcggggggcagCGACCTGCCATTGCAGCTAG
- the LOC102713021 gene encoding serine/threonine-protein kinase PEPKR2, whose amino-acid sequence MESLPRKRKGARSACSLVGSFHEAAGAARKRACREPKPRPEKKKPASAGDDASGRGGVVQTAPPASGRAAPESPSRGLKRKLGCIESATRMGRKKRLESEYELGAEIGQGKFGSVRICRAKVGGEEFACKALPKNGEETVHREVEIMQHLSGHPGIVTLKAVFEDADKFYLVMELCGGGRLLDQMAREGKFSEQRAAIVIKDLMSVVKYCHEMGVVHRDIKPENILLTKAGKIKLADFGLAARVADGQKLSGIAGSPAYVAPEVLSGCYTEKVDIWGAGVLLHVLLHGSLPFQGGSLDAVFEAIKTVELDFHSGPWESISSLARDLISRMLDRDVLSRITADEVLSHPWVVFYTECPLKAVATNLSITNKIVAPRITWDRIRLHCESISSDSSSQRSADQDECGIVDALTAAITNVRISEPKRSRLCNPAIPIQQECSSNLKSNLCTAF is encoded by the exons ATGGAGTCGCTGCCGCGGAAGCGCAAGGGGGCGCGCTCCGCGTGCTCCCTCGTCGGGTCGTTCCAcgaggccgccggcgccgcccgcaaGCGCGCGTGCAGGGAGCCCAAGCCCCggccggagaagaagaagcccGCCTCCGCGGGCGATGACGCCTCCGGCCGGGGCGGCGTGGTGcagacggcgccgccggcgagcgggcggGCCGCGCCGGAGAGCCCCAGCAGGGGGCTGAAGCGGAAGCTGGGATGCATCGAGTCGGCCACGCGGATGGGGCGGAAGAAGCGGCTCGAGAGCGAGTACGAGCTCGGCGCCGAGATCGGCCAGGGGAAGTTCGGCTCCGTCCGGATCTGCCGCGCCAAGGTGGGCGGCGAGGAGTTCGCCTGCAAGGCGCTGCCCAAGAACGGGGAGGAGACCGTCCACCGCGAGGTGGAGATCATGCAGCACCTCTCTGGCCACCCCGGCATCGTCACGCTCAAGGCCGTCTTTGAAGACGCCGACAAGTTCTATCTCGTCATGGAGCTatgtggcggcggccgcctgcTCGATCAAATGGCGAGGGAGGGCAAGTTCTCCGAGCAGCGCGCTGCCATTGTGATCAAAGATTTAATGTCCGTGGTGAAGTACTGTCATGAGATGGGCGTCGTTCACAGGGACATTAAGCCGGAAAATATTCTACTCACCAAGGCAGGAAAGATAAAGCTCGCAGATTTTGGACTGGCTGCACGAGTTGCCGAtg GTCAGAAATTGTCTGGCATTGCTGGTAGCCCAGCTTATGTGGCACCTGAGGTTTTGTCTGGATGCTACACTGAGAAAGTAGACATATGGGGCGCTGGTGTGCTACTTCATGTACTGCTGCATGGTTCGCTTCCATTTCAAGGGGGTTCACTAGATGCTGTCTTTGAGGCTATAAAGACAGTTGAACTTGATTTCCACAGCGGTCCATGGGAATCAATATCATCTCTTGCACGGGATCTGATTAGTCGAATGCTGGACCGAGATGTGCTATCCAGAATTACTGCTGACGAAGTTCTTA GTCACCCATGGGTCGTGTTCTACACAGAGTGCCCCCTGAAGGCTGTAGCTACTAATCTGAGTATCACTAACAAGATTGTAGCACCCAGAATTACATGGGACAGAATTAGGTTACATTGTGAGTCGATATCTTCAGATTCATCGAGTCAGAGGTCAGCAGATCAAGATGAATGTGGTATAGTTGATGCACTGACAGCAGCAATAACAAATGTTAGGATATCAGAGCCAAAAAGGAGCCGGCTGTGTAACCCAGCCATTCCCATACAGCAGGAATGCTCTTCAAACTTGAAGAGCAACCTCTGTACGGCATTCTGA
- the LOC102713301 gene encoding purine permease 3-like, whose protein sequence is MVVGSACGPLLLRAYFLRGGSRKWLSSLLQTAGWPLLLVPLCFSYCSRRRREEEDGGAATTPLFLMTPRLLAASATVGLMTGLDDLLYAYGLAYLPVSTSSILISTQLAFTAAFALLLVRQRFTAFSVNAVVLLSVGAAMLGMNTGGDRPAGVSRAQYYAGFAMTLGAAALYGLVLPVMELSQARHAAARGAVTYTLVMEMQLVIGFVATAFSAVGMLVNNDFHAIPGEAQGFGLGQAGYYLLLAGSAAMYQCFFLGTIGAIFYGSALLAGVIMTVLIPVTEVLAVMFFHEPFNGTKGVALALSLWGFVSYFYGEVRAKAARPHSGEAPKPDHLDP, encoded by the exons ATGGTCGTCGGCTCGGCGTGCGGGCCGCTGCTCCTCCGCGCCTACTTCCTCCGCGGCGGCAGCCGCAAGTGGCTCTCCAGCCTGCTCCAGACCGCCGGCTGGCCGCTCCTGCTCGTGCCTCTCTGCTTCTCCTactgctcccgccgccggcgcgaggaggaggacggcggcgcagcCACGACGCCGCTGTTTCTCATGACACCCCGCCTCCTGGCTGCGTCCGCAACCGTCGGGCTCATGACCGGCCTCGACGACCTCCTCTACGCCTACGGCCTGGCCTATCTCCCGGTGTCCACCTCCTCCATCCTCATCTCGACGCAGCTGGCCTTCACGGCCGCGTTCGCGCTGCTGCTCGTGCGCCAGCGGTTCACGGCGTTCTCAGTGAACGCCGTCGTGCTGCTCAgcgtcggcgccgccatgCTGGGGATGAACACCGGGGGGGACCGGCCGGCGGGGGTGTCGCGCGCGCAGTACTACGCCGGGTTCGCCATGACGCTCGGGGCCGCGGCGCTGTATGGGCTCGTGCTCCCCGTCATGGAGCTCAGCCAAGCgcggcacgccgccgcgcgcggcgctgTCACGTACACGCTCGTCATGGAGATGCAGCTCGTCATCGGCTTCGTCGCCACGGCCTTCAGCGCCGTCGGCATGCTCGTCAACAACGATTTCCAC GCAATCCCAGGAGAAGCCCAAGGATTCGGTCTGGGCCAAGCGGGCTACTACCTGCTCCTCGCCGGGTCGGCCGCCATGTACCAGTGCTTCTTCCTCGGCACGATCGGCGCCATCTTCTACGGCTCAGcgctgctcgccggcgtcaTCATGACCGTGCTCATCCCGGTCACCGAGGTGCTCGCCGTCATGTTCTTCCACGAGCCATTCAACGGCACCAAGGGCGTCGCGCTCGCGCTCTCCCTCTGGGGGTTCGTCTCCTACTTCTACGGCGAGGTCCGGGCCAAGGCGGCGCGGCCCCACTCCGGCGAGGCCCCCAAACCCGACCATTTGGATCCATAG
- the LOC102719323 gene encoding phosphoribosylaminoimidazole-succinocarboxamide synthase, chloroplastic, with protein sequence MSPSAPPAAVRLPGLPKASLPTSSSPSIRLPHLSMSASSSPRPRPLAPAAAAAGSGASSSSSLLAADPSHRDAVLLAARSAMANCLGETSLDLAVPGLRLVAKGKVRDVYESGEHLVLVTTDRQSAFDRVLASIPFKGQVLNETSLWWFNRTRHITPNAVVSSPDKNVTIAKRCSVFPVEFVVRGYVTGSTDTSLWTVYSKGVRNYCGNVLRDGMVKNQKLSENILTPTTKAVDHDVPVTPEEIINSGLMSKEDFDEARSKALSLFSYGQEVALENGLILVDTKYEFGKTADGTIMLIDEVHTPDSSRYWIADSYEKRFNSGLEPENVDKEFLRLWFKNNCNPYEDAVLPEAPNELVCELAWRYIFLFETITNTKFEIPKTQDPIHERISKNVTEALRNL encoded by the exons ATGTctccctccgcgccgccggccgccgtccgccTTCCGGGGCTGCCCAAGGCTTCGCTgccgacctcctcctcgccctccaTCCGTCTTCCCCACCTCTCCAtgtccgcctcctcctctccccgcccccgccccctcgccccagcggcggcggccgctgggagtggcgcctcctcctcctcctccctcctcgccgccgacccgAGCCACCGcgacgccgtcctcctcgCGGCGCGCAGTGCCATGGCGAACTGCCTCGGCGAGACcagcctcgacctcgccgtccCCGGGCTCCGCCTCGTCGCCAAGGGCAAG GTGAGGGACGTGTACGAGAGCGGGGAGCATCTGGTGCTGGTGACCACCGACCGGCAGAGCGCGTTCGATCGTGTCCTTGCTTCCATCCCTTTCAAGGGACAG GTGCTTAACGAAACAAGCCTTTGGTGGTTCAATAGGACACGTCATATCACTCCAAATGCAGTAGTGTCTTCTCCTGATAAGAATGTAACAATTGCCAAAAGGTGCTCAGTTTTTCCAGTTGAATTTGTTG TGAGGGGTTATGTTACTGGAAGCACTGATACATCTTTGTGGACGGTTTATAGTAAGGGTGTGAGGAACTATTGTGGAAATGTTCTTCGTGATG GTATGGTAAAGAATCAGAAGCTTTCTGAAAATATACTTACACCAACAACTAAAGCTGTAGATCATGATGTTCCTGTCACTCCTGAAGAG ATTATCAATTCAGGACTAATGTCAAAGGAAGATTTTGATGAAGCAAGAAGCAAAGCCTTAAGCTTATTTTCATATGGACAG GAAGTAGCCTTAGAGAATGGACTAATTCTAGTTGACACAAAGTATGAGTTTGGAAAAACAGCTGATGGGACAATCATGTTGATTGATGAG GTGCACACTCCTGACTCTAGCAGATATTGGATTGCTGATTCATATGAAAAGAGATTCAATTCTGGTCTTGAGCCTGAAAATGTTGACAAG GAGTTCTTAAGGCTGTGGTTCAAGAACAATTGCAACCCATATGAAGATGCG GTTTTGCCCGAAGCTCCTAACGAACTAGTTTGTGAACTAGCTTGGCG GTATATTTTCCTGTTTGAAACAATTACAAATACAAAGTTCGAGATCCCCAAAACACAG GACCCTATTCACGAAAGGATATCTAAGAATGTTACAGAGGCCTTGCGGAATCTTTGA
- the LOC102719613 gene encoding glutathione transferase GST 23-like, producing METMTRKHQFDLTSQLPTSQAFLLRRSQASSRPPGMADKGVKVFGMWASPMAIRAEWALRLKGVDYEYIDEDLANKSEALLRYNPVTEKVPVLVHDGKPLAESTVIVEYIDEAWKDGYPIMPADPFERAQARFWARFAEEKCNAALYPIFMTTGEAQSKLVQEAQQCLKTLETALEGKTFFGGDAFGYLDIVTGWYAYWLPIIEEVTGVAIVTDEALPLIKAWFDRVVVVDAVKATLPPRDKLLALNKARREQLLSA from the exons ATGGAAACGATGACCCGAAAGCACCAGTTTGACTTGACTTCCCAACTCCCAACATCCCAAGCCTTTTTATTAAGGCGTAGCCAAGCGAGCTCCAGGCCTCCAGGCATGGCGGACAAGGGAGTGAAGGTGTTCGGCATGTGGGCGAGCCCCATGGCGATCCGGGCGGAGTGGGCGCTCCGGCTCAAGGGCGTCGACTACGAGTACATCGACGAGGACCTCGCCAACAAGAGCGAGGCGCTGCTCCGGTACAACCCGGTGACCGAGAAGGTGCCGGTGCTGGTCCACGACGGCAAGCCTCTCGCCGAGTCCACCGTCATCGTCGAGTACATCGACGAGGCCTGGAAGGACGGCTACCCGATCATGCCGGCCGACCCCTTCGAGCGTGCTCAGGCGAGGTTCTGGGCCAGGTTCGCGGAAGAGAAG TGCAACGCTGCTCTGTACCCGATCTTCATGACGACCGGCGAGGCGCAGAGCAAGCTGGTGCAGGAGGCACAGCAGTGCCTGAAGACGCTGGAGACGGCGCTGGAGGGGAAGACGTTCTTCGGAGGCGACGCCTTCGGCTACCTCGACATCGTCACCGGGTGGTACGCCTACTGGCTGCCGATCATCGAGGAGGTCACCGGcgtcgccatcgtcaccgACGAGGCGCTGCCCCTGATTAAGGCCTGGTTCGAccgggtcgtcgtcgtcgacgcagTGAAGGCGACCCTGCCACCCAGGGACAAGCTCCTCGCTCTCAACAAGGCTCGTCGTGAGCAGCTCCTCTCGGCGTAG